The window ACCGATTTACTTCGATTATCCAACTTGCTGACATGAATAGCTGGTACTTTCATGTAAGCGATGCACCTAAACACTTTGTTGTGACTCATGTTTTATTTGTGCCCGCTCCAGGCTTCATATGGAGTCTTTCCCTTCAATGCCTTAGTTGTTAGACGATTCAGAATGTGCACAGCATGACGCGGTATCTTTTGATGCGATTTTTGATACAAGTAAGTAAGAAAAGTGTACATCTTATAGAATAACTAGTAAATTTTTCTATAGTATTTAGTGATTCTGTTAGTAATTATTATTGATTTTCATGATATAGGTACAATATGATATTTGCCCCTTTCACTGGTATAGATAAACACGACAAGTGTGTTACTTTTGTTGCTTTCCTTTTATCACATGAGAATATTGAGGATTATACTTGGGCTTTTGATCACTTTATCAAAGCTATGGGAAGAAATCCAGTTTTTATTCTTACTGACCAGTGTCCTGCTATGAAGGACGATGTACATAATTCATTTTCTGACAAAAATGGTTTAATTGCTAGTAAGCATCGTCTATGCATGTGGCACATTATGCAAAAATTCTCTATCAAGGTATTgttcatataaaaattattttttttattaatcttTGATACATTATTTCATAGTTAGATACTAAATTTTAATTACTGTATTAATATTATACTGGAGCaacttttaaatgatattttacAAGCAATCATTAATGCTCTCAAAGAAATGTCACCTTAAAATGGCCATCTTATATTACTGATAATATGTTTCTTGTGAAAAAATTACAGCTTGGGAATTGTTTATTTAAAGAGACGGATTTTATGGAGAAAATGAAGACTTACATATGGTCTTCAATTTTAGAGACTGATGAGTTTGAGAGAGGCTCGACGAAAGTTTTAAAGGAGTTCAAATTAGACGATCATAAGTGGCGTTCAGACATGTATTTAATTAGATCTTCTTGGATTCCATCATTTTTTAGAGACGAGCCTATGTTTGGTCTAACGAGGATAACATCAAGATCAGAGAGTGAGAATTTCTTTTTTGGGCAGTTTCATAGGCAAAGAGATACtctatgtgaattttggttgcgTTTCCAAAGCGCAATGGAACATCAAAGGAATGAAACTGAAAGGTTGGATCATGAGTCAAAAACTTGCATTCCGGAGACATTATCAACATGGTTTATTGAAGATAATGCAGCAACTTTGTTCACTCGTGCAATATTTTATATAGTTCAGGAAAAAATAATTTCTTCTTGTTTGGATATGCAAATAAAGCGAATGAGTGCGGAGATAAATGGGGTTACGCACATGGAAATCGGTGATGTCAAAGTTAAAGATAAACTAGTTAAGGTGATATTTTTTACTGGTTTTAAAAAGGTTGATGTTTTATAAATGATAGTAAGTGCTTATATGTTTAATGGTAGTAAGTTGATTTAATATTGCTTGGTTTTATCTGTTTGTAAATATCTTTTAGTTGCCCTAAATATTCTTGTAttctattaaaattatttaaatatattttagtTGAAGGATTTAATTAGTTTTCTTTtaagatttataattattttaatgagttcttaatttattttttaacttttatattAGAATTTTTTGATGCAGATGTCTGTTAGTAAGGATCATATTGTTTGTTCatgtaaaaaaattataatgTATGTAATAGTTTGTAGACATGCTTTTTGTGGTTTGAAACAATTAGGAGTTACGAAGTTTCCTATGAGCCTAGCTCTAAATCGTTGGATGAAAATTGATAATTCAGGGACTATGTTCAATTCAGTTTCAGTAACAAATGATTATATAAAGATGCAACAAGCCTTTCTGAAATTGAGAAATATCTGGTATGATTTTCTTCAAGCTGTTAGCAAGACTGGAATGGTGTTTGAGAAGCTCGATTTTGTGCATCAAACTATTAAACAGTTGAATACTGATTTGGATTTTCAAGGTCGTTGTGATGTATTTACTAAGAGAGATCACATTGCTGCTATGGTTGAGGAACAACCTAGCGAAGAAATTTCTATACTCGGGCCAAATGTGTACAAGAACAAAGGAAACTACTTCAAAAGACTGATTGGCGCGAGAGAGAAAGCTCTGAATAAATCCAAAAAAACAAGTCGGCAATGTTCGCTTTGTAAGGCATATACTCATGATCAGAGGAGATGTGTTAAGAGGAATAAAGTTGTGGTAGAGTAAATTATTGAACTATATTAGTTAGATTACTCTCATATGATAAATTTAGTTTACAAGGTAGTACCATTAGTTTAAATTTGTTGATACAATTTTAAACTAGTCATGTCTCATAATTTTCTCTTTTATTGTTTTTGGTTTGTTACTGGAAATCAGTATATTCAATTGTTTTTATCATTGATGGAAAATCTGATTGGATTTTAACAATTATTTTGGAAATCAGTTGTGAATGTGATATTTATACGAGAGAAAGAGACTGATatagggggagagagagagatagagagagattGGAACAATTTAACCTCAATATCAAAATACTGTTAAAAAAGCTCTAACTGTATATGATTGTCAAATGATTATTACTGATTTGTATGATATATTATACTGATTAAGACAATAGACAATACTGGTTTGTTGTTTATGTATTAGTGATTGAGAACAAATATATTGATTGGTCTTACATATTTATACTAACAAGCATAAATATAAAAGAATAAATACATAATagacaaaaaaaataaaaaccgATGCACTATTTCAGTTTTAATATGGATTCATTTAATCATGAACGATAAAAATAATCATAAAATTACTAATTTATTGTATTGCAATATAATTTCATGCTTGATTAAAATCAAAATCTTGTTAAAAAAGTTGTAACTGTATTTAATTGTCATATATTTGTTTTTTTACAATTTGTAACATATATTATAGTGATTAAATCAATAGACAATACTAATTTGTTGTTATGTATTAGTGATTGACCACTTTATACTaattggtattacatatttataCTAACAAGTCTAAATATAAAAGACTAAGTACATAATTCCCGTAGCAATAGACAAAAAAcaaaataatcgaaacattaatttcagttttaaaatgGATTCATTTGGATCCTGAACAATAATAATGTCAATCATAATCTAAAAATCAACATTTTTTGGGTGTTATGACACACATCCCAAAAATTACTTAAGTCATTATACAATTACTAATTCAATGTACTCAAATATAATTTCAAGCTTGATGAAATTTCTGAGTGAGGATAGAATCAAATGTAACCATCTTTTTTTACTTGGACCAGCATTGTAAAATTTATTATTAGCCACCTTCATCATTGTCTTCTCAGCATCATCTTTGAACAATTTCTCTACTTCTGATATCATTGCACAGCTCTTTTCATTAATGTGAGATATCAGTATACGAGTGTTGTATTTTTTTCGAAACTTTACCATTTGTGAGAACTGACCACACTgcataaaaaataaaaataatatacacaagttaaaaataaaaaactaatgtaaacaaatattatttatatatttatcaaAAAAACAATACCAAAACAAATATACTAATTAAACTAACATATTAAAATAGTAGTGTTtgatttttcttacccattcGGTCTTCAAATTATTTTTCACATAAATACGGATTTTAGACTCATATTGGAAACACAGATTTTCAAAACATACATTATTACTAGTTAGATCAGTGATTGAATACAGATTAATATCTATTCCAACAAAACACAACATCAATTAGGAAGAGTATTAATCAGTAAGAGCATAATAATTTAGTAACACAAATTATCAAAACATACTCTTTTAGTAGTTAGATCAGtgattaaatactgattattatctTTTCAACAACATAATAACAACATCAATCAATATTTTCATGACAAGAATTAATTAAAACCCACACAAATCACAGAAAAATAGCATGCATGTATGAATACAACTTTATATCAACCAATATAACACATATGAACTAATAATCTTCTAATGCAAGTGATAATCGATTGATGTTTAACGTTGATAAATATTTCCTGATTTTTTGAATAACAAGCTTTAGATCTACAAATTTCGAGCAATTTGTTTTATATTTGAACAACTTCCTTCAAATTCGTACTGCTAATCTCTATATAAAATAATGAATGTGAATTTTTTGTTTGATTTTAGGCTGTTTGTAGCAATTAAATTGATAATAAATGACTTTTAAGTCTGTAACTGTTTTATATGTATCGTGTGTGTATATGCGCCAAATATAATTTTGAATAATGGGTAAGTGCTTTTTATTTTGGGCTTATCTGGATGGTCATATTTTTGGGCCAAGTTTGGGTTGGGCTGAGgtttttagttttattttaatttgGTTTGTAGTTGAGTTGGACtctatatatatttaaaatttcaaCATGATTTAAAATTGAATATATTCAGTAAAATGATTCAGAGGGCCCATAGGCCCTATACTTTTCATATATCCAAATACTTAAAATGTGGGCCTGAAACTTGTAATGGATAACCCTAAAATTTTTTACCATCTCCCTCTATATATTCTTTTAGATTTCTAAGCTATCAAGCCCATTAGCTATTGAGTATAGACTATCAAACTTTTGCTTTTCCTAGTCTATTAACATTTTATTAAGTATCAAAGGTACACATTTTACTttaattttactttattttattaaaatcatTCATAGAATAGAGGATGACTACAACTAGTTTTGTGTATGAATTCATTTCATCTTTTGTATCATTTTGCTCACAACTTTTACATCTAAACTAAACTTTTGTTTTTTCTTAAATCAGTATCATTATTAAGTACAGTCATTTACCCCAAATCTTTTAAATCTGCTTTTTAGCTATAACTTTTTGAACTTTAAAAATGTTAGGGGAGATATTAAGAAATTGATCCTCTAACCCATTTTATTTTATGTTTCTATTATTTTCAAAATTGGTGATCTAGTTAGGTGTACTTATTTTTAGCATTTGTAGGAGATATGTTATTTGTGAAGATGATTTTACTTTTTATTTCATTATTTGagttaaaatttattattttgtctTTTTTTAAATAGTATTTTAACTTATCCTTTTTTCTTTTACTCCTAAATTTACTTTAAACATAATTAGTTAATTTTCTTTATATCAAATGAAAAAATAAATTAGGCTTGATTTTGagttaaaatttattattttatctttTGTCAAATATATTACAACTTATCTTTTTTTCCCATTCTACTCTTAAATGTATTGTAAACTTAATTGcctaattatatatatatatatatatatatatatctaatgAAAGAAAAATTAAGCTTGATTTGATTTCAGAGAGGAAGATGTGAGTTAGGGATGCTGCACGGATGCACTGTGTGGACGTTGAGGGGAATAAAGTAAAGGTAAAATGTGATGAAACTGGATGGATATATCAAAACATGCACACACAGAGGGTAACACCTATAAAACTGGAAAAACAAAGTTTATTTTTCTAAGGCCTGAAGGTTCTGCTTTGCACTTACAATATAAATAGTTACCAGAGATTTGAGGACTCCTATCTTAAAACAACTGCAACTACTTCCTACATTTGCTCGACTAACTCCACGATCCTAAAATATCTGAGGGATAACACTACGACTAATTCCTAGCTGTTTACATGGGTTGACAGCTTCTTTATTCaaatacaaaacataaatcaaatttaaattatttccaacAAGCACCCCCTTAATTCAAATTTGGGTTTTGAGATTCCTGATGCCAAGTAGCGAACGCATCCTTTCAAATTTCACAGTGGCTATACCTTTTGTCAGCACATCAGCTCGTTGACTACCTATTCCAATATGTTTGATCACGATCTCACCTCTGTCAACACACTCACGGATGAAGTGATATCGGATATCAATATGTTTACTGCGTCCGTGAAACACTGGATTTTTAGCGAGGTCTATTGCAGACTTGTTATCTATGTAGAGTATCACTGGACCAATGTTAGCATCAGTAAGTCTCCCAAGTAAATTTCTCAGCCATATACCTTGGCAAGCAGCCGCAGTAGATGCCATAAACTCGGCTTCACGGGAGGATAGCGCCACACAACACTATTTTTGAGATACCCACGTTATTAGACTATCATTGAGATAAAATGCCATCCCTCCCGTACTTTTCCGATCATCGAGTTGCCCAGCCAGATCACTATCAAAATACCCCGTCAGCATGTTATTGCTGCTCCCGCTTGAATATACCAATCCATAACTTAGCGTCCTTTCAAGTACCTTAGAATTCGTTTTACAGCTTGGAGATGCATCTCGGTGGGCCGTTCCATGTAACGGCTGACTATACCAATAGAAAAAACGATATCCGGTCTAGTGTGAACCAGATATCTCAAGCCATCTACGATGCTCTTGAACATGGTTGGATCCACGGGTGTTCCAGTTTCATCTTTATTGAGTTGACTCGCTGGTTCTATAGGGTATTTAGTGGGTGTACACTCTATCATACCACTCTTTTCCAACACCTTTCTAGCATAAGATGTCTGCTTGAGCTCTATATACTCATTAGTTTGCACCACCTCTATCCCCAGGTAATGAGATAGTTTCCCCAGATCACTCATGTCAAACTTCTCACTCATTTGTTCCTTAAACCGCTGAATCATGGAAACACTTGTCCTTGTTATCAATAAATCATCAACATACACTCGAATAATCAATCTCTCACCCTTCTCCTGTTTAGTGTATACAGCATGTTCATAAGGGCATTTTATGAAACCCAAACTCTCTAAACACTTATTTAACTTTGCATACCAAGCCTGTGGCGCTTGTCTAAGTCCATAGAGTGCCTTCACCAGCTTATAAACCAAGTGTTCCTTGCCTTTTTTCACAAAACCTTCAGGTTGTTGTACGTACACATCCTCTTGtaaatctccattcaaaaaggctGACTTAACATCAAGATGATGTACTTCCCATCTATTTTTCGCAGCCAATGCCAAGAGTAATCTCACTATTTCCAAACGAGTAACAGGTGCAAACACTTCCTCAAAAGCCACCCCTTGTTTTTGTACGTATCCTTTCGCAACAAGCCTCGCCTTATGTTTCACAACCTCACCATCAATATTCTTCTTTAGCTTGTACACCCATTTTAAACCGATCGGTTTATGCCCAGGTGGTAGTGCCACAAGTTTCCAAGTATTATTTCTTTCTATTGCCTCGATCTCACTCTTCATGGCTTCCTCCCAAGGTTTTTCTTGTATAGATTGTTTGTACGTGACTGGTTCTTCAGTACCCATAAATAATAACTCATCCTCCTCGAGTTCAATTTCCTCCGTATTAGTATATATGTCGTTTAAAAGCCTATACTACTTAGGTGTGTTGCTGTTGTCAGAACTTTCGGTACCACCTTGACTTGACTCCAACAATTGCGTGCGAGTCTCTGGTTCACTGTCACTTGATTGTGGCGTCTGTACAGGAGTATCAGATTTAGAAACGGCTTCTTCATCTGTTTCTGTTGAAAACGGATGCCCAATAATGGTGAACTGAGCTTGACTCTTGGTGACTGCACCATCAATATCACTCCAGACCCATGATTTTCCCTCATTGAAGACCACATTTATACTAATATGAACTCTGTTCTCTTCTGGATCGTATAACCTGTGGACATTCGTCCCTGGCTCTCTCCCGAGGTACACCACCATCCTTGAGCGATCATCTAACTTTTTGGTATAAACTCCAGGTATTTTCATATAGGCACAGCAACCAAAAGTCCTGATATGACCAACATCAGGCTTTTTACCTGACCACGCTTCATATGGAGTATTGGAAGAGAGACTTCGTATGGGTAATCTGTTGAGCACTTACACGGAGTGTCGTACGGCTTCACCCCATAAATCTGATGGGACTTGTATTTCTTTGAGATAACTTCTAGCCATGGATACCACTGTTCTATTTCGTCGCTCTACAACTCCATTTTCCTGCGTAGTGTAAGGAGCTATGTATTATCTCACAATCCCATTATCCTCACAAAATTTTGCAAATGGTTGAAAACAGAACTCCCCCCCCTCGATATGTACGTAGTGTCTTAGTATTTTCACCAGATTCATTTTCCACAAGCTTCTTAAATTTCTTAAACTCATCTATTGCTTCATCCTTAGTGGACAGAAAAAAGACCCACATTTTACGACTAAAATCATCAACCAAAAGCAATAAATACCTCTTTCCAGCTGGTGTACATGGAGTGATTGGTCCGCAAATGTCCCCATGGATTAGCTTCAGCACCTTGTCTAACTTGTAACTTGATTGAGTCGGAAACGGAGCCCTAGTTTGTTTTGCCATCAAACAGCCTCTACACACAGTTCTGGGAAGTACCAACTTTGGCAAACCCTTTACCATCTCTTTTTGTTCATGAGACTTATTGCATCAAAGTTTACGTGGCCCAGATGAGTGTGCCAAAGCCATGAATCTATTTCAGCTTTTGTGAGCAGGCAGACTTCTGAATTTTCTCTGAGCATAATCTTGTATAAACGGTTGGCTGTCCTTTGTACCTTCATCAACAGCTTCCCACCATTGTCATATATCCACAGAAAATCATCTTGCAATACCACCTTATTTCCATCTTCTAACATTTACCCAAGACTAAGAATGTTGTTACAAAGATTTGGAATGTAAAACACATCCTTAAACACTCTTGTTTCCCTCTTTTTGCACTTAAATATGGTTGAACCTTTCTCTTTAATGCATACCGTTGATCCATCTCCAAACTTTACTTCTCCTGTCACAATTTCATCCAAAGTGAAATTTTTTGATATGTCTCCAGTCATGTGATAACTTGCGCCATTGTCTAGATACCATACTTGCACTACACCATAGATAGCCTACAGCAACATCCAAAAAATGTTACAAAAGgccaaaaaaatgttaccatagccacccaaaagacctaaggtaacataaaatttaagttgcttttttttgagttacctttggcccctaaggtaacatttcATTTGCCCTGGTGCAACATGgacttttgtgttacaatagacgtcaaaggtaacatcaatgtatgtctatagtatcacactatgtatgttacctttgtaCTTGGAATTTGCAAAAAAATAGATGGGGCCCACTTGTGGGGCCCATATTAGGGCCTACTTGTGGGGCAGGTGGGCCccattttttaaaatgatttatattATACTAATTTAATAGGATTTGTTTGTAATTTGAACATATATATATCATTAACATTTTTTTCATACGTAAGAAGCAGTATTACATGAAATTCTTCTATTTGAAATCGaacaatcccaaaatatcattacatACCACAAAATGTATTACATCCAAACCAACTCAAACATTCAAACCATCACATGTCTAAAACTACGAAAACAACAATTATTTTAACTAAATAAAATAGTTCAGGTTCTTTACTAAACATTAGAAAAAAAAGATAAACTTAATACAATAGTAACACTAGAAACTCTTCACATTCTCCTCGACTTCAGAAGCAAGTGTTTGGTCCACTTTTATTTAAGTGTCCTTTACCAGCATGTCCCTAACTGCAAGATACCCCAAAGATAACAATGCAGCATTTTTAGTACATATTATATGCACAGCAGATTTCAATTTACATTAAGCCTATTATGAGTCGTGACACAGTTCCAAagaaattaaatataaaagtttGAAGTTGCTTATACTGTGGGATTGGATAACCTTAATCTGAAGAAAGTGGAAAGAACAGTGAAgcttaataatttaataaatccGTACAATCATGTGAACTATATAATGTGTGTTCGAACCTCATAAGTCATATTGTCAGGGTCGACATTGTCTTGCCAAACAACCTGCATGTAAGTTGGCTTAAAAATTTAGACAATCCTGATGATAAAAGAAGAAAAATCATATGCAATAGGTTAGATAGATGTCCTCAAAAAAAGAAGGCAAAATATGAGTTTATATACACATGGTAATTATGAGCATTATGAGGATCTTGGGGACCTGTGAAATTAAGAAAATTGCAAACAATGCAAGAATCATGGATTAAAACCACTAGACGTATATTATCAAATGAGCAATGTATATATAAGCTAAAATTGACAACCATCCTAATATCATTTAAGCTTATTGTATCAGTGAAGATCTCAATCATTCTCACAGATgcattttattccctatcaatcAGCAATATTGTTGACCACGACAACTTGGGGGACTCTAGGTTTTAGCTAGATTTCAGTAAGTTCAAAATAAATTTCTTATTGCATGATTACTCTTTGTAATGTAGCAGAAATGTTCTGTTTTAACAGAGCTTTTAGATGCAAATGCTTTACCATCACCATCACATAAATTATATACCCAATCACCAATACATGGAAATAAGAGTCCAGTTCCCTTTAATTGTATCCATTAAAATTGGCCCAAACGCAACCTCAAATGTTATTCAGAAGTGTGCTCTGTTCTAGAGACAACAATAAGACTCACAGAAAGATATTTATCCCTTTAATTTTGTTACTCAGACATAAAAAAATGCACTTTTCCTCGAACATGTGTATTCCATTAAGGCAGACTGCTTATTCTGCCTGCTAATAATTGAAAGTGTAGAAGTACTAACAGTAATATGTCTTGAGCAGTAACCACACACAGCTTTCTGAACTAACACTAATAATATCTCAAATGTTGTGATTATAAAGTTAAACCAACAGCTCTAAAATATTACTAGCCTATGGCATCACTACCAGAAACAAGTCTTTAAcatttttattaaaatgattAGCACTTTCAACACAAGCACAAACGAAAACTATAATTTTAACACCAGCTTAACACAAAAACCACTCACAACTGACTGTTAACAAGTTCTATAGTAGTTTCATGTAATATTTTCTAAACCATAATTTCACTGCAAAATAAAACTTGTAACTTACAATCCACCGAAGTTACGTGTTAAGTTGAGCTTGGAATTTCTTTATGTTGTGTATGCACAGCTGCAAGCCTGTCACTGGGAATTGACACATAGTTCTCTATGTGACTGCTGTACTcattaattctaataatttgtAGCTCTAAATGTAGAGAATGAACTCATGTATGTAGTGTCCTTCTCCTTGAATTTCTCAGTAAGTCCCTGCAAGAGATACTGATTCATCCGACACATGCCAATATCAGAGTCCAATATTTACGGACAATACAATGTCAATCTTAGTTTTCACACTCCAAGTCGCACCAGGTGTTATATCAAAAATATATTAATCAAAGTCTGAAGTCTACAGGTAATTCAATAATTCACTACAAACTCAACAATTACTGTCTATAGCTAACTAACTACAATATACACAGTGCGAAAGATAAAACAGATAAAACAGTTTTAGTTATTATACTTGTGTATTAAACTGTTTGTGTGAACACCTGTTGAAATAAACCTGGAACAAATGAACATTTTCAAGAGCCATGGTGTTGAATAATTACAAATGCTTGATGCTTAATAATGAAGCAGTGAAGCAGAGATAAAATGAATGGACATAACCTTGGATGTTGCACGAGAATGAAGCCAGGAGCCCCAAGCAGAAGAATAAGGCCGCCTCCAGATCCGGCTACCACGCTTTGCAAAAATTTAAACATCCAAACTAAACACAATTAGAGAGGGAAACCTAATCCCGAGCTCAGAAATTCAATTAGAACCCAAAGCAAACCAAACTAAACAAACAAATAAAACCAATTAATTGaagaaaaaatcaaaaaaaagaaaaaacCCCGATTCAAACTTGAAAACCCTAGTTTTTTCTGAAACTCGAATTGGTTCGAGCAGCCCCATATCCATCAATGTGCGAAAGTTTagctcttacttgaatgaaatcGACTTTAGCATATCATTAAAGCTAAGAGAGATGTAGAGAACAACGCAGAGAGTTGAGAGAGAACCAGCTAGAGAGGCAGATGAAGTGGTAGAGAATAGTTAGAGAGGGGTTGTAACTTATCCAAAATTTTAACCGGCCTGGAAAATTTGCCGCTTCTTCCAATTTTTGGCCCAAATTTTAGCCCGCCTATACAATTTAACTCTTCTTCTTTTgtattttaattttctttttttaaatgaattatttattataaattataatcaAATTATTTATTATGTAAAAACATTATCACTTtctataatttataaattcaaccaataaattaattttatgaaattagttatttttaaaatcaaataataggattatttatgttttattaatttaaaagaaaaaaattatatattagaaaaatatatatttactttaatatttaaaacaaaaaaaatattaacttatttgattaaaattatatttttaatttattactTAAATATATTATAAAGTTAATTAATTAAGACACAAATAATTAGATGTAAATTTAGTTATTTTTTATATGATAATATTTTATTGGTAAATACCCTATGGTAACATAATTTCACACATGTTGCATGGTGTAACACTTTCTATCTATAATAACATGTTCGGAAGGCTATAGTAACATCAAATATGTAATGTTGCGGTAGATGAAGATAAACATAGCTAATGTAACATTAGTTTGTAACACTGAATGATCAAACtattgcgataggccatctatgaCGTAGTGTTGAGATATCTTTTTCTCCCTTCTAGTCATATCCAATTTTGGAACAACACTTTCCTCGTTCAACAACACCAGTGGGATCTTCTTCTCGTCTAACTCGGAGAGCTACAGTGCAGGCTCATCATCCTTGATTTGAACCAGGTTTGCCTCCATTTTTTGGTTTCTTTCTCTACGTGGTCGCCTGCGAATGGCAGCATAGTGACCTAGTAAATTGCAGTTATAACACCTCACGCCATCTTTATCACGACCAGCACCCTGAAAACCACGTCCACCTCGTCCTTTAAAGCTTGATTGCCCATCTGAATTCTCCCTTTTTGATCATTTTATCCATTCCTCATGTGTGAGCAAGAGTTTGTTTTCGTTCTTCTCGCGTTTAGACCACTCCTCCTCTGTTAATAGTAACTTATTCCCAGTAGCACTGTTTTGGCTCCTTCCGGTGGTTAAAGTTTGACCCTTCATTCTCTCTTCATGAGCTTGGAGAGATCCAATCGCCTCCTCAACTGTCATACTTTCCAAATCTCCAAATTGCTTTATTGTTGAAGCTATTTGCAAGAATCTAGACGGAACAGCTCGTAGCAGTTTCTTGACCACATAT of the Apium graveolens cultivar Ventura unplaced genomic scaffold, ASM990537v1 ctg7881, whole genome shotgun sequence genome contains:
- the LOC141704468 gene encoding protein FAR1-RELATED SEQUENCE 5-like, producing MTRYNMIFAPFTGIDKHDKCVTFVAFLLSHENIEDYTWAFDHFIKAMGRNPVFILTDQCPAMKDDVHNSFSDKNGLIASKHRLCMWHIMQKFSIKLGNCLFKETDFMEKMKTYIWSSILETDEFERGSTKVLKEFKLDDHKWRSDMYLIRSSWIPSFFRDEPMFGLTRITSRSESENFFFGQFHRQRDTLCEFWLRFQSAMEHQRNETERLDHESKTCIPETLSTWFIEDNAATLFTRAIFYIVQEKIISSCLDMQIKRMSAEINGVTHMEIGDVKVKDKLVKMSVSKDHIVCSCKKIIMYVIVCRHAFCGLKQLGVTKFPMSLALNRWMKIDNSGTMFNSVSVTNDYIKMQQAFLKLRNIWYDFLQAVSKTGMVFEKLDFVHQTIKQLNTDLDFQGRCDVFTKRDHIAAMVEEQPSEEISILGPNVYKNKGNYFKRLIGAREKALNKSKKTSRQCSLCKAYTHDQRRCVKRNKVVVE